From one Gemella morbillorum genomic stretch:
- a CDS encoding CadD family cadmium resistance transporter has protein sequence MIQNVVTSIILYSGTAVDLLIILMLFFAKRKSRKDIINIYLGQFLGSVSLILLSLLFAFVLHYIPSKEILGLLGLIPIFLGLKVLLLGDSDGEAIAKEGLRKDNKNLIFLVAMITFASCGADNIGIFVPYFITLNLVDLIVALLTFLVMIYLLVFSAQKLAQVPSVEETLEKYSRWFIAVVYLGLGIYILIENNSFDMLWTMLG, from the coding sequence ATGATTCAAAATGTTGTTACTTCAATAATCCTGTATTCTGGGACAGCCGTAGACTTACTTATTATCCTAATGTTATTTTTTGCCAAAAGAAAAAGCAGAAAAGACATCATTAACATCTATTTAGGACAATTTCTAGGCTCTGTTAGTCTAATATTGCTAAGTTTACTTTTTGCGTTTGTCTTACATTATATTCCTAGTAAAGAGATTTTAGGTTTGCTCGGTTTGATTCCAATTTTCTTAGGTCTCAAAGTTTTGCTTTTAGGAGATTCTGATGGAGAAGCTATTGCCAAAGAAGGGTTGCGCAAAGATAATAAAAACCTGATTTTTCTAGTCGCTATGATTACTTTTGCAAGTTGCGGTGCCGACAATATTGGTATCTTTGTCCCATATTTTATTACATTAAATTTAGTGGATTTGATAGTGGCTTTACTTACATTTCTAGTCATGATTTATCTCTTGGTTTTTTCTGCCCAAAAATTGGCACAAGTCCCATCTGTTGAAGAAACTTTGGAAAAATATAGCAGATGGTTTATTGCCGTTGTTTATTTAGGATTGGGGATATATATCCTGATTGAAAATAACAGTTTTGACATGCTATGGACTATGTTAGGCTAG
- the cadX gene encoding Cd(II)/Zn(II)-sensing metalloregulatory transcriptional regulator CadX: MKKDSICQVNIINQQNVTTAMNYLEKEKVQKSLRILTKFTDNKQINIIFYLLAVEELCVCDIACLLDLSMASASHHLRKLANGNILDTRREGKIIYYFIKDEEIRDFFNQLG; this comes from the coding sequence ATGAAAAAAGATAGTATCTGCCAAGTGAATATTATAAATCAACAAAATGTTACAACCGCAATGAATTACCTTGAAAAGGAAAAAGTCCAAAAATCACTTCGCATTTTAACAAAGTTTACCGATAATAAACAGATAAATATCATCTTTTACCTCCTTGCTGTTGAAGAACTCTGTGTCTGTGATATAGCCTGTTTACTAGATCTCAGTATGGCATCTGCATCCCACCATCTTCGTAAACTAGCCAATGGAAACATCTTGGACACTAGAAGAGAGGGGAAAATTATATATTATTTTATAAAAGATGAGGAAATCAGAGATTTTTTTAATCAACTAGGATAA